In the genome of Mucisphaera calidilacus, one region contains:
- a CDS encoding HAD family hydrolase, which translates to MIQGVIFDFDGVLADSEMPHCHAMLDAVADRGIRFDEDHYRRRYIGFDDRDAFRAILTDFGFVDQAEDHSVIRQLVARKQVAFDRIVARGIPLVPGSFELARALRDDHRPIAIASGATRSDIEGVLRFYNHTDLFPVIVTADDVEQSKPHPQTYALALQNLQALCPDHNLTPDNTLAIEDTAAGLRSARDAGLRRLGLTTNQPAHELTDAEHILPNLVGISPEHISNLFMEPCCE; encoded by the coding sequence ATGATCCAAGGCGTAATCTTCGACTTCGATGGCGTCCTCGCCGACTCCGAGATGCCCCACTGCCACGCCATGCTCGACGCCGTGGCCGACCGCGGCATCCGCTTCGACGAGGACCACTACCGGCGACGCTACATCGGCTTCGACGACCGCGACGCCTTCCGAGCCATCCTCACCGACTTCGGCTTCGTCGATCAGGCCGAGGATCACAGCGTCATCCGCCAACTCGTTGCCCGAAAACAAGTTGCCTTCGACCGGATCGTCGCCCGGGGCATACCCCTCGTCCCCGGATCCTTCGAACTCGCCAGGGCACTCCGAGACGACCACCGCCCCATCGCCATCGCCAGCGGAGCGACACGGAGCGACATCGAAGGCGTCCTCCGCTTCTACAACCACACCGACCTCTTCCCCGTCATCGTCACCGCCGACGACGTCGAGCAATCCAAGCCCCACCCCCAGACCTACGCCCTCGCTCTGCAGAACCTCCAGGCCCTCTGCCCCGACCACAACCTCACACCCGACAACACCCTCGCCATCGAAGATACCGCCGCCGGCCTGCGCTCCGCACGCGACGCCGGCCTGCGCCGGCTGGGACTCACCACCAACCAGCCCGCCCACGAACTCACCGACGCCGAACATATCCTGCCCAACCTCGTAGGCATCTCGCCCGAACACATCAGCAACCTCTTCATGGAGCCTTGTTGTGAGTGA
- the glmM gene encoding phosphoglucosamine mutase: MSDAPLMLGVSGLRGIVGQSLTPEIAWRYGMAIGQTLQQWGEAGNILIGRDSRPSGPELAAALAAGLAETGTTAIDMGICSTPAVGYAARQRRHAAIVLTASHNPTPWNGVKIIRAQGTAPTAADAQSVIDHFHALADRKPAADPAAYQIKPAGFDAAQEHAHAVAQLVDQQAIRDANLKVVVDSVCGAGGAEARTLLDQLNVSLVHLHSPPTGDFPHEPEPTEQNLTELAAAVTQHQADAGMAQDPDADRLALVDNSGRYIGEECTLALAVQHLLKPGQSAVANLSTSRMIDDLAQPINATIFRSPVGEANVAEIMRQENAALGGEGNGGVIDPRLSYVRDSLLSIALTLDLIAATGKTLAQLRDELPAYTMQKEKVPRPEGSFGQIADRLAQLFPDARIDRQDGIRFDFDNRWLHVRPSNTEPILRFIAEAPTEQHAAELTRKARSILNV; this comes from the coding sequence GTGAGTGACGCACCCCTCATGCTTGGCGTCAGCGGACTCCGCGGCATCGTCGGCCAATCCCTCACCCCCGAGATCGCCTGGCGCTACGGCATGGCCATCGGACAGACCCTCCAGCAATGGGGCGAGGCCGGCAACATCCTCATCGGCCGAGACTCCCGACCCTCCGGCCCCGAACTCGCCGCAGCACTCGCCGCGGGTCTCGCCGAAACCGGCACCACCGCCATCGACATGGGCATCTGCTCCACACCCGCCGTCGGCTACGCCGCACGCCAACGACGACACGCCGCCATCGTCCTCACCGCCAGCCACAACCCCACACCCTGGAATGGCGTCAAGATCATCCGCGCCCAGGGCACCGCCCCCACCGCCGCCGACGCACAATCCGTCATCGACCACTTCCACGCCCTCGCCGACCGAAAACCCGCCGCCGACCCCGCCGCCTACCAGATCAAACCCGCCGGCTTCGACGCGGCACAGGAACACGCCCACGCCGTCGCACAACTCGTCGACCAGCAGGCCATCCGCGACGCCAACCTCAAGGTCGTCGTCGACAGCGTCTGCGGCGCAGGCGGCGCCGAGGCACGCACCCTCCTCGACCAACTCAACGTCAGCCTCGTCCACCTCCACAGCCCGCCGACAGGCGACTTCCCCCACGAACCCGAACCCACCGAACAGAACCTCACCGAACTCGCCGCCGCCGTCACCCAACACCAGGCCGACGCCGGCATGGCCCAGGACCCTGACGCCGACCGCCTCGCACTCGTCGACAACTCCGGACGCTACATCGGCGAAGAATGCACCCTCGCACTCGCCGTCCAGCACCTGCTCAAGCCCGGACAATCCGCCGTTGCCAACCTCTCCACCAGCCGCATGATCGACGACCTCGCGCAACCCATCAACGCCACCATCTTCCGCAGCCCCGTCGGCGAGGCCAACGTCGCCGAGATCATGCGCCAGGAGAACGCCGCCCTCGGCGGCGAGGGCAACGGAGGCGTCATCGACCCAAGACTCAGCTACGTCCGCGACAGCCTCCTCTCCATCGCACTCACCCTCGACCTCATCGCAGCGACCGGCAAAACACTCGCCCAACTCCGCGACGAACTGCCCGCCTACACCATGCAGAAGGAAAAAGTCCCCCGACCCGAAGGCTCCTTCGGACAGATCGCCGACCGACTCGCCCAACTCTTCCCCGACGCCAGGATCGACCGCCAGGACGGCATCCGCTTCGACTTCGACAACCGCTGGCTCCACGTCCGACCCAGCAACACCGAACCCATCCTCCGGTTCATCGCCGAAGCGCCCACCGAGCAACACGCCGCCGAACTCACACGCAAGGCACGCTCCATCCTCAACGTCTGA